The Oxalobacteraceae bacterium OTU3CINTB1 genome includes a window with the following:
- a CDS encoding insulinase family protein — protein sequence MTNFEKTGSRSIPSLQATVEEYIEPRSGARHIHLASDQQELVFLVAFPTVPDVSDGRAHILEHLSLCGSERYPVRDPFFSMLRRSTATFMNAFTYADRTVYPFASTDRKDFFNLLDVYLDATFFPNLDYLNFRQEGWRHVIKDGKLAYQGVVFNEMKGAFNDPMRALYSGIEGTLLKGTTYEVESGGDPLVIPELTHEMLKEFHASHYHPSQAVFMTAGAISAEEIQEQIKLRVLSKLPAAAQERMLPQLAEYWTEPRVNDVRIPSQQAKADEFGLQFSWLLGESTDPMAYYNAYLLDAGLLGDASSPLMKAMESAGYGRPSRLNGHDDGPRQLIFHVGMEGLTEPQIEKARVRIWSALERAAKQGVPTDALQAALRDIRYSQRDTANSHMPNALSRLLHALPVAMRNGDVFDALDGEAHLAKLEEAIQDPDYFKSLVRSLLESPTRLTTSVIPDATYFTARDAMEEAQLAIREAALTDDERARIEAETVALDKHQQLPSNSEVLPRIRPSDVSIHPAPALPLPEPLAGQGGRVLPFTIASNGLSYARVNYDVSHFEAADWPWLRLYADVVTEIGVGDMDYEDADAWRQLMAPSFDVGLDATQQPGGALNLELWFGASGLREDHEGIAELISRTLSETRFDEHERLAFLIDSEAQDRLTGLAQAGNRYAMLAATAPLSPLRRFDDVVGGAASLPFYGKLLEQSKTPEGIAAIAERLSALHKRVTGVTPIMLSAGSGDDSADLARMVKLPASQAEAPGTSAAPESLPLADAALHAVSQINHCVVAWRAPMVHEEGAAALAVAAELMTNQLLHAALREKGGAYGGSAGYGGGSGTFVMASYRDPRLAETYADFDVAIDQMLENDFSQEELEEAIICVIKGLDKPNSPHEQVTHAWSLYRRGISEELRQQFRSGVLNCTLDDIRVAVRTWIKDGQASRAAFVGDLSQDLSGLKTVDLVELANAA from the coding sequence ATGACGAATTTCGAAAAAACCGGCAGCCGTTCCATCCCGTCCCTGCAAGCGACCGTTGAAGAATATATCGAGCCGCGCAGCGGCGCGCGCCACATCCACCTGGCCAGCGACCAGCAGGAGCTGGTGTTTCTGGTCGCCTTCCCGACGGTGCCGGACGTCAGCGACGGCCGCGCCCACATTCTGGAGCACCTGTCGCTGTGCGGCTCCGAGCGTTATCCCGTGCGCGATCCGTTTTTCTCGATGCTGCGCCGCTCCACCGCCACCTTCATGAACGCGTTCACGTACGCCGATCGTACCGTCTATCCGTTCGCCAGCACCGACCGCAAGGACTTCTTCAACCTGCTCGACGTATACCTGGACGCGACCTTCTTCCCGAACCTGGACTACCTGAACTTCCGTCAGGAAGGCTGGCGCCATGTCATCAAGGACGGCAAGCTGGCCTACCAGGGCGTGGTGTTCAACGAGATGAAGGGCGCCTTCAACGATCCGATGCGCGCGCTGTACAGCGGCATCGAAGGCACGCTGCTCAAAGGGACGACCTATGAAGTGGAATCCGGCGGCGATCCACTGGTGATCCCGGAACTGACGCACGAAATGCTCAAGGAATTCCACGCCAGTCATTACCATCCGTCGCAAGCGGTGTTCATGACGGCGGGCGCCATCAGCGCCGAGGAAATCCAGGAGCAGATCAAGCTGCGCGTGCTGTCCAAATTGCCGGCCGCCGCGCAGGAGCGCATGCTGCCGCAGTTGGCGGAATACTGGACCGAGCCGCGCGTCAACGACGTGCGCATCCCGTCGCAACAGGCCAAGGCCGACGAATTCGGCCTGCAGTTCTCGTGGCTGCTGGGCGAATCGACCGACCCGATGGCCTATTACAACGCCTATCTGCTCGACGCGGGCCTGCTGGGCGACGCCTCCTCGCCGCTGATGAAGGCGATGGAATCGGCAGGTTACGGTCGTCCATCGCGCCTGAACGGCCATGACGACGGCCCGCGCCAGCTGATTTTCCACGTCGGCATGGAAGGTTTGACCGAGCCGCAGATCGAAAAAGCGCGCGTGCGCATCTGGTCCGCGCTGGAGCGCGCGGCGAAGCAGGGCGTCCCGACCGACGCGCTGCAGGCCGCGTTGCGCGACATCCGCTACAGCCAGCGCGACACCGCCAACTCCCACATGCCGAACGCCTTGAGCCGCCTGCTGCATGCGCTGCCGGTTGCCATGCGCAACGGCGACGTGTTCGATGCGCTGGACGGCGAGGCCCACCTGGCCAAGCTGGAAGAGGCGATCCAGGACCCGGACTACTTCAAATCGCTGGTACGCTCGCTGCTGGAAAGCCCGACCCGCCTGACCACCAGCGTCATCCCGGACGCCACTTACTTCACGGCCCGCGACGCGATGGAGGAAGCGCAACTGGCGATACGCGAGGCCGCGCTGACCGACGACGAGCGCGCCCGCATCGAAGCCGAAACGGTGGCGCTGGACAAGCACCAGCAATTGCCGTCCAATTCCGAGGTGCTGCCGCGCATTCGTCCGTCGGATGTCAGCATCCATCCGGCGCCTGCGCTGCCTTTGCCCGAGCCGCTCGCCGGCCAGGGTGGCCGCGTGCTGCCGTTCACCATTGCCTCCAACGGTTTGTCGTATGCGCGCGTGAACTATGACGTGTCGCATTTTGAAGCCGCCGACTGGCCTTGGCTGCGTCTTTACGCGGACGTGGTCACCGAGATCGGTGTCGGCGACATGGACTACGAGGATGCCGACGCCTGGCGCCAGCTGATGGCGCCATCGTTCGACGTCGGCCTGGATGCGACCCAGCAGCCTGGCGGCGCGTTAAACCTGGAGTTGTGGTTCGGCGCCAGCGGATTGCGCGAAGATCACGAGGGCATCGCGGAACTGATTTCGCGCACCCTGTCGGAAACGCGCTTCGACGAGCATGAACGCCTGGCCTTCCTGATCGATAGCGAAGCCCAGGACCGTCTTACCGGTTTGGCGCAGGCGGGCAACCGTTATGCCATGCTGGCCGCAACCGCGCCGCTGTCGCCGCTGCGCCGTTTCGACGACGTGGTCGGCGGCGCGGCGTCGCTGCCGTTCTACGGCAAGCTGCTCGAGCAGAGCAAAACACCGGAAGGCATCGCAGCCATCGCCGAGCGTCTGAGCGCGCTGCACAAGCGTGTGACCGGCGTGACGCCGATCATGCTGTCGGCCGGTTCCGGCGACGACAGCGCCGATCTCGCGCGCATGGTCAAGCTGCCGGCATCGCAGGCCGAGGCGCCTGGTACGTCGGCGGCGCCGGAGAGTTTGCCGCTGGCGGATGCCGCGCTGCATGCGGTCAGCCAGATCAACCACTGCGTGGTGGCTTGGCGCGCGCCGATGGTGCATGAAGAAGGCGCTGCGGCGCTGGCCGTGGCTGCGGAGCTGATGACCAACCAGTTGCTGCATGCGGCCTTGCGCGAAAAGGGCGGGGCGTATGGCGGTAGCGCGGGTTATGGCGGCGGCAGTGGTACGTTCGTCATGGCGTCGTACCGCGATCCGCGCCTGGCCGAGACCTACGCCGACTTCGACGTGGCGATCGATCAGATGCTGGAGAACGACTTCTCGCAGGAGGAGTTGGAAGAGGCAATCATCTGCGTGATCAAAGGGCTGGATAAACCGAATTCTCCGCATGAGCAGGTCACGCACGCGTGGAGTTTGTACCGTCGCGGGATCAGCGAGGAATTGCGTCAGCAGTTCCGTAGCGGGGTGCTCAATTGCACGCTGGACGATATCCGCGTCGCTGTGCGCACGTGGATCAAGGACGGGCAGGCCAGCCGCGCGGCGTTCGTCGGCGATCTGTCGCAGGACTTGTCCGGATTGAAGACGGTGGATTTGGTGGAGTTGGCCAACGCCGCTTAA
- a CDS encoding alpha/beta hydrolase: protein MTRLDFIPGTLCDERMWSRLTPLLGDAFEFNFVPLHEARTRRQMQELIATHSAPAAHLVAFSLGAYLAIEHAVAHPERVKSLILIANSAKGLKPAEVLARERIVAMLERNAYAGMSRQRLRELLHPSHLDAEAIVGPIQQMALDLGKDVLLTQFATTIDRPDLMDRLAELSFPVLIVGAEEDNLVPSEDLRQMDARFPNASLQMLAGDTGHMIPLEAPEALAQHMLAFHQSVHHDI from the coding sequence ATGACGCGGCTGGACTTCATTCCGGGCACGTTGTGCGACGAGCGGATGTGGTCCAGGCTGACGCCGTTGTTGGGTGACGCGTTCGAGTTCAATTTCGTACCGCTGCACGAGGCCCGCACGCGGCGGCAGATGCAGGAGCTGATTGCCACGCACAGTGCGCCGGCGGCCCATCTGGTGGCGTTTTCACTTGGCGCTTACCTGGCGATCGAACACGCGGTGGCCCATCCCGAGCGGGTGAAATCGTTGATATTGATCGCCAATTCAGCCAAGGGATTGAAGCCGGCGGAGGTGCTGGCGCGCGAACGCATCGTGGCGATGTTGGAGCGGAACGCGTATGCGGGGATGTCGCGGCAGCGGTTGCGCGAGTTGCTGCATCCATCGCATCTGGACGCTGAGGCGATTGTCGGACCGATCCAGCAGATGGCGCTGGATCTTGGGAAGGATGTTTTACTGACGCAGTTTGCCACGACCATCGACCGGCCGGATTTGATGGACCGGTTGGCGGAGTTGAGTTTTCCGGTGCTGATCGTTGGCGCGGAGGAGGATAATCTGGTGCCGTCGGAGGATCTGCGGCAGATGGATGCGCGCTTCCCCAACGCCAGCTTGCAGATGCTGGCCGGTGATACCGGACATATGATTCCGTTGGAGGCGCCGGAGGCGCTGGCGCAGCATATGCTGGCCTTCCACCAAAGCGTCCACCACGATATTTAA
- a CDS encoding DEAD/DEAH box helicase: MTFQALGLIDPIQRTLDTLGYKQPTPVQKQAIPVVLAGRDLMAAAQTGTGKTAGFALPILQRLTMDGVTAPKAVRCLVLVPTRELAEQVYESFRTYGGNLPLRSAVAYGGVPIEPQITKLRKGLDVLVATPGRLKDLHDQGAISFTMLQTLVLDEADRMLDLGFERDLDILLAALPKKRQTLLFSATFSDEIRKLAKGMLKDPVSIQVSASNTAVKSVKQWLIPTDKRRKPELLLHLLKKLQWGQVLVFVKTRKGVETLVKTLQEHGISADSIHGDKTQPARLKALARFKKAEVQLLVATDVAARGLDIEALPQVVNFDLPTVAEDYIHRIGRTGRAGMEGEAVSLVCADEVEILKAIETLTGQVIRREEEPGFEADHRVPETGPKGVAAALAKKAAAEAPAKKKRPFTGPAGGTAAGKAPGGAAAGKATARPAGGDASLGTWTPPVPAAGKGAGGARSAGGKAGTGRIYGGGGKPAAPKGAVVVTGGRGAKSLARAAGKVTAQPGGRKPKSGSR, from the coding sequence ATGACCTTCCAAGCACTCGGCCTGATCGATCCAATCCAGCGCACGCTGGACACCCTGGGCTACAAACAGCCGACGCCCGTCCAAAAGCAAGCCATTCCCGTCGTCCTGGCGGGCCGCGACCTGATGGCCGCCGCCCAAACCGGCACCGGCAAGACGGCCGGCTTCGCGCTGCCCATCCTGCAGCGCCTGACGATGGACGGCGTGACGGCGCCGAAAGCTGTACGGTGCCTGGTGCTGGTGCCGACCCGCGAACTGGCCGAGCAAGTCTACGAAAGCTTCCGCACCTACGGCGGCAATCTGCCGCTGCGCTCCGCCGTGGCCTACGGCGGCGTGCCGATCGAGCCGCAGATCACCAAGCTGCGCAAAGGCCTGGACGTGCTGGTGGCGACGCCCGGGCGTCTGAAGGACCTGCACGACCAGGGCGCGATCAGCTTCACGATGCTGCAAACGCTGGTGCTGGACGAGGCGGACCGCATGCTGGACCTGGGCTTCGAGCGCGATCTGGACATCCTGCTGGCGGCCCTGCCGAAAAAGCGCCAGACCTTGCTGTTCTCGGCGACCTTCTCCGACGAGATCCGCAAACTGGCCAAAGGTATGTTGAAGGACCCGGTATCGATCCAGGTCAGCGCCAGTAACACGGCCGTCAAAAGCGTCAAACAATGGCTGATCCCCACCGACAAGCGCCGCAAGCCGGAACTGCTGCTGCATCTCTTGAAGAAGCTTCAGTGGGGCCAGGTGCTGGTATTCGTCAAAACGCGAAAAGGTGTCGAAACGCTGGTCAAGACCTTGCAGGAGCACGGCATCTCCGCCGACTCCATCCACGGCGACAAGACCCAGCCGGCGCGCCTGAAGGCGCTGGCGCGCTTCAAAAAGGCCGAAGTGCAGCTGCTGGTGGCGACCGACGTCGCCGCGCGCGGGCTGGATATCGAGGCGCTGCCGCAGGTGGTCAACTTCGATTTGCCGACCGTGGCGGAAGACTACATCCACCGCATCGGTCGCACCGGCCGCGCGGGCATGGAAGGCGAAGCGGTCTCGCTGGTGTGCGCCGACGAAGTCGAGATCCTGAAGGCGATCGAAACGCTGACCGGTCAAGTGATCCGGCGCGAAGAGGAACCGGGCTTCGAGGCCGATCACCGCGTGCCGGAAACCGGCCCGAAAGGCGTGGCGGCTGCGCTGGCAAAGAAGGCGGCGGCCGAAGCGCCGGCCAAGAAAAAACGTCCGTTCACCGGCCCGGCCGGTGGAACGGCGGCCGGCAAGGCCCCTGGCGGAGCGGCGGCCGGCAAAGCGACCGCGCGTCCGGCTGGCGGCGACGCCTCCCTCGGCACCTGGACGCCACCCGTGCCGGCCGCCGGCAAAGGAGCCGGTGGCGCTCGCTCCGCTGGCGGCAAAGCCGGCACGGGCCGCATCTATGGCGGTGGCGGCAAACCGGCTGCGCCGAAGGGTGCTGTCGTCGTCACCGGCGGGCGTGGCGCCAAATCGCTCGCCCGCGCCGCCGGCAAAGTAACCGCGCAACCGGGCGGCCGCAAGCCCAAGTCGGGCAGCCGCTAA
- a CDS encoding sulfatase-like hydrolase/transferase, with translation MIKKITRRQAITRTSIALGGALLSGLAPALAAPVGAKSAQRPNILLLIADGWSWQGAEAIDRLGMRMATFARLQREGIGFENAFIESPGAQLPYIDLLENTGYVVVSDNFDAFLGNRPAGKPLLFCLESKTLPRRSKAPVDSANLIVPSYLPDTPAVRGDIAAYRSEIERFDHEAGLLLDRLERAGQLSNILVVMTGKGGWPFPRGAGTLYDAGTHVPLVVMYPGKLDGGRVSKALFSSADLAATVLDVAGAAKPMTTGGQSVVLTSSESYPARAIRTPHYLYIRNLHPERWPAGAPAQQAVTPAQLDSVISSAFAHIVPSATKTSMIVGRGASAMDRLLDLATGKRPSAELYDVRTDPYQLNNLAADPAMKAVLARLDKQLTRHNRET, from the coding sequence ATGATCAAAAAGATAACGCGACGCCAGGCGATCACGCGAACATCGATAGCGCTTGGCGGCGCGTTACTGAGTGGCCTGGCCCCGGCGCTGGCCGCACCGGTCGGCGCAAAGTCGGCGCAACGTCCCAACATCCTGCTGCTCATTGCCGACGGCTGGAGTTGGCAAGGCGCCGAGGCGATCGACAGACTTGGCATGCGCATGGCGACTTTCGCGCGCCTTCAGCGCGAGGGCATCGGCTTTGAAAATGCCTTTATCGAATCGCCGGGCGCGCAACTCCCGTACATAGACCTGCTCGAAAACACTGGCTACGTGGTCGTCAGCGACAATTTCGACGCGTTCCTGGGTAATCGTCCCGCTGGCAAACCTCTTTTGTTCTGCCTTGAATCGAAAACTTTACCCCGTCGCTCCAAAGCGCCAGTGGATAGCGCAAACCTCATCGTGCCGTCCTACCTGCCCGACACGCCGGCGGTGCGTGGCGATATCGCGGCCTACCGTTCGGAGATCGAGCGCTTCGACCATGAAGCGGGCTTGCTGCTCGACCGGCTGGAACGCGCGGGTCAGTTGTCCAATATCCTGGTTGTCATGACCGGCAAAGGCGGCTGGCCCTTCCCTCGCGGCGCGGGAACGCTTTACGACGCTGGAACCCACGTGCCACTGGTCGTCATGTACCCCGGCAAATTGGATGGCGGCCGCGTATCGAAAGCACTGTTCAGCAGCGCCGATCTCGCCGCGACAGTCCTTGATGTCGCCGGCGCGGCCAAGCCAATGACGACAGGCGGGCAGTCTGTTGTGCTAACCAGCAGCGAAAGCTATCCTGCCCGCGCGATCAGAACCCCTCACTACCTCTACATCCGGAACCTGCACCCGGAGCGCTGGCCGGCCGGCGCTCCGGCGCAGCAAGCGGTGACGCCGGCGCAGTTGGACAGCGTTATCAGCTCGGCCTTCGCCCACATCGTCCCGAGCGCCACGAAAACGTCGATGATTGTCGGTCGTGGCGCTTCCGCCATGGACCGGCTGCTAGATCTTGCGACCGGCAAGCGCCCGTCGGCGGAGCTGTACGACGTGCGTACGGACCCTTACCAGCTCAATAATCTGGCCGCCGATCCAGCGATGAAAGCGGTCCTCGCACGCCTGGACAAGCAGCTAACGCGTCATAACAGAGAGACATAG
- a CDS encoding thymidylate synthase — MQQYQELIQTVLDTGSWQDNRTGIRTLSVPGAMMRFDLLNDGFPAVTTKRLAFKSVVGELCAFLRASRSAADFRALGCKVWDQNANENKQWLDNPYRLGEDDLGPVYGVQWRQWPGFKLIDVDQPAQIADAQKNGFRLISQFDDAGVPKVLLHKSIDQLRECLDTIVNNPGSRRILFHSWNPAVLDAVALPACHLLYQFIPNPTTRELSMCLYVRSNDLGLGTPFNLAEGAALMHLVGRLTGYTPRWFSYFIGDAHIYENHMDMVKEQLTRAPFAAPQLRISDRVPDFAKTGKYEPEWLEKIEPSDFSLEGYQHHAPITAPMAV; from the coding sequence ATGCAGCAATACCAGGAACTGATCCAGACCGTCCTCGACACCGGCAGCTGGCAAGACAATCGCACCGGTATCCGCACCCTGAGCGTGCCGGGCGCGATGATGCGTTTCGACCTGCTGAACGACGGCTTCCCCGCCGTGACGACCAAGCGCCTGGCCTTCAAATCCGTGGTCGGCGAACTGTGCGCCTTCCTGCGCGCCTCCCGCAGCGCCGCCGACTTCCGCGCGCTGGGTTGCAAGGTCTGGGACCAGAATGCCAACGAAAACAAGCAATGGCTGGACAATCCCTATCGCCTCGGTGAGGACGACCTTGGCCCGGTCTACGGCGTGCAGTGGCGCCAGTGGCCCGGCTTCAAGCTGATCGACGTTGACCAGCCCGCGCAAATCGCCGACGCCCAGAAGAACGGCTTCCGCCTGATCTCCCAGTTCGACGACGCCGGCGTGCCCAAGGTCCTGCTGCACAAATCGATCGACCAGCTGCGCGAATGCCTGGACACCATCGTCAACAATCCGGGCAGCCGCCGCATCCTGTTCCACAGCTGGAATCCGGCGGTGCTGGACGCCGTCGCCCTGCCGGCCTGTCACCTGCTCTATCAATTCATTCCCAATCCGACCACGCGCGAGCTGTCGATGTGCCTTTACGTGCGCTCGAACGACCTGGGTCTGGGCACGCCGTTCAATCTGGCGGAAGGCGCGGCGCTGATGCACCTCGTCGGCCGCCTCACGGGCTACACGCCGCGCTGGTTCAGCTACTTCATCGGCGATGCGCATATCTACGAAAACCATATGGACATGGTGAAGGAACAGCTGACCCGCGCGCCGTTCGCCGCGCCGCAGTTGCGCATCTCGGACCGCGTGCCGGACTTCGCCAAGACCGGCAAGTACGAGCCGGAATGGCTGGAGAAGATCGAACCGTCCGACTTCTCGCTGGAAGGCTACCAGCACCACGCGCCGATCACGGCGCCGATGGCGGTATGA
- a CDS encoding DUF4337 domain-containing protein has translation MSGQGFHVHGPHDHAVEHAAHGNDGFSNNIAVMTAILATVGAAFGYLGGATQNDAAMFKNNAAIDKTQAANSWNYYQAKSSKQNLAELAMTLPGVDPKKYEAEVARYKAEKDDIRKEAEKWEESSKEWNHKSDEAMHHHHQWALATTAEQIAISLAAITLLTRKKWMMGLAYGVAGVGIVMGIFAWLH, from the coding sequence ATGTCAGGCCAAGGTTTTCACGTACACGGACCGCACGATCACGCGGTGGAACACGCAGCCCACGGAAACGATGGCTTTTCAAACAATATTGCCGTCATGACGGCGATCCTGGCGACCGTGGGCGCCGCATTCGGCTATCTGGGCGGGGCGACACAGAACGACGCGGCCATGTTCAAGAACAACGCGGCGATCGACAAGACGCAAGCCGCCAACAGCTGGAATTACTATCAGGCCAAGTCCAGCAAGCAAAATCTGGCCGAGCTCGCCATGACTTTGCCCGGCGTCGATCCCAAGAAATATGAGGCCGAGGTCGCCCGCTACAAGGCCGAGAAGGACGATATCCGCAAGGAAGCGGAAAAATGGGAGGAATCGTCGAAGGAATGGAATCACAAGTCCGACGAGGCGATGCACCACCATCACCAATGGGCGCTGGCGACCACCGCCGAGCAAATCGCTATTTCGCTGGCAGCGATTACGTTGTTGACGCGGAAGAAATGGATGATGGGCCTGGCGTACGGCGTGGCCGGCGTCGGCATCGTGATGGGCATCTTTGCCTGGCTCCACTAA
- a CDS encoding dihydrofolate reductase — protein sequence MSTLTIIVATDQQGGIGINNTLPWKLPEDLAHFKRLTTGHPIIMGRKTFDSIGRPLPNRRNIVITRNAGWRHDGVEAVDSVDAAIALLDGAEGYVIGGAEIYKQSMAVTDRLIVTEVGQTFDCDAFFPAIDHAEWEETAREQHTSETSGLPYALVTYRRKV from the coding sequence ATGAGCACACTGACCATCATCGTCGCCACCGACCAGCAAGGCGGCATCGGCATCAACAACACTTTGCCGTGGAAATTGCCGGAGGATCTGGCCCATTTCAAGCGCCTGACCACCGGCCATCCGATCATCATGGGCCGTAAAACCTTCGATTCGATCGGCCGTCCGCTGCCCAACCGCCGCAACATCGTCATCACCCGCAACGCCGGCTGGCGCCACGACGGCGTCGAGGCGGTCGACTCGGTCGACGCGGCCATCGCGCTGCTGGACGGCGCCGAAGGCTACGTCATCGGCGGCGCCGAGATCTACAAGCAGTCGATGGCCGTGACCGACCGTTTGATCGTCACCGAAGTCGGGCAAACCTTCGACTGCGACGCCTTCTTCCCCGCTATCGACCACGCGGAGTGGGAAGAAACCGCCCGCGAGCAGCACACCTCCGAAACCTCCGGCTTGCCGTACGCGCTTGTCACCTATCGCCGCAAAGTCTAA